Part of the Pseudomonas sp. ADAK13 genome is shown below.
GGCACCTGGCTGGTTGAGTTTCAGTTCGTGCTGAACCAGATGACGCAACCCGCTGATCAGGTGGTACTGCAGTGAATGAGTGGGCGCTTGTAATGCCTTGCTTGGGTTGCCGCCGATGTTCTGTGCGGTGGAAACACGGTCGGCCTGCATCACCAACTCGCCGAGCACGCCAGCACGTTCGTACTGACCGGCCAGGACATACAGAAGGCTGGCCCAGAGTGACGGAAAGCCACTGAGCCAGTCCAAGATAGGACGGTCGAGAATTTGGGTGTAGAGCAAGCCAGCGGCGGCGCCGTGCAGGTGATAGTCGCGACCTTTGAGGTAGCGAAAACGGTAGGGCTGATCCAGTGGGCCCTGCCAGGGGTGCCAAGGACTGCCATCCTGACGTTCGACCTGCAGGTCCACGGCGATCTTGCCGATGTCATGCAGCAGCGCGCCATAGGCGATGCCGGCGGACCAGGCGTCAGTCTGGGCGGCCTGGTCTTCGGGCGCAGCGCCGGTGGGAAGCAGATAGGATTGGCGCAGTTTCAAACTACAGGCGGCCAGCTCCAGGCCATGGTCGAGCATGCCACCGAGATACGCATGGTGGTGCGTCTCGCTGGCCGGGAGTTGCTGGACCTGTTCGGCGTAGCGATGGATCGGATTTAAGTAGAGCTGGGTGAATTGGACGTGGGAGAGGGCGGTGTATTGCCAGATGCGATCGAGCAACTGGCGGCGGTGCTCCACTGCTAAGAGGGTATGGGCTGACTCGATGGACAGGTAACCTTCGGCGACGTTGACGGTCGGTGGCGGAGGGGGCTTCTGCCTTTTGTGGCGAAACAGACTGAGCATCGTGACCTCCGGGAAGTGGTTGGGTCAGTGGCCTTTTAGCCTTTTCGGATAGAGCTCTTACCCTTGAGTCCCCATGCCCTTCCAACCCTTACCCGTCCTTTTGGCTCTTGTCCCTTTGTGCGGCAATCGGAATATCGATTTCTCCTGGTGCCGTTTTGTTGGAGGCGCGTGCTAGTACGGAAAAGGGAAGAGTCGGTACACTGCGGTGCGAATTTTCTCGGGTCTTGCCATGAATCTTACTGATGCCACGCTCGTGCTGCTGCTCGCGGCACGTATCCATGGGACAGACGAGGCCGTCAGGGCCTCGGCGAAGAGCGTGGTCAAGAAGTTACCGCGCAGTAAACGCGATCTGATCTACAAGGTGATCGATAGCCGGAGTCCACTCGAACTGGTGGACTTTCTGGCGCAGAACCTAGATGAGTGACAGCTCGCCGTTGGCGTGTGGCCATCTATTGTCATTTACGTGAGGGGCCCGCAGTGTGATGCCGTTTGTTTTCTGGAAACAGAAAAAAGGGCCCAACTTGCGTTGCGCCCTGTGAAGCGATTGTTGGGGTGAGTTTCAGCATAACTAACGATTAAGCTCCGTCGTTCCTGCATAGCGAGTCGTCCAAGACCGCTGGGTTCAGTTGTTGCTCCAGACTGAGCAGATACTCCGATGCGGCTCGAGCTTGGCCGCTGGCCCGAAAGATCGCGCGCTTGTCTGCCTTGAGCAGGCTGAGCCAAGAGTCGATATAGCCCTCGTGCCGCAGCTCTCCCGGAATACCGGCATAAGCGCATAAAAAAGCGGCGCCCATCTCGGCGATCAATTCCTCAAACGCGTAGCCTGGCGAGCCGAACGGGCAGGATGACGTCACTCCCTCACGCTGCAACCGAGAGTGATGTCCGGTCCAGTGCGTCAGCTCGTGAAGTGCGGTGGCGTAGTACCCACCTTCATCGTGAAATTGCGCTTTT
Proteins encoded:
- a CDS encoding DUF7740 domain-containing protein encodes the protein MNLTDATLVLLLAARIHGTDEAVRASAKSVVKKLPRSKRDLIYKVIDSRSPLELVDFLAQNLDE